A genomic segment from Syntrophotalea acetylenivorans encodes:
- a CDS encoding ASKHA domain-containing protein — protein sequence MTDKETLLALDLGTTTLAGRLIDRRGQVIAEATLRNPQASLGADIVSRLELALKGQGKQLQKLLVEGLERLIGELLRAAGVNREDISSAAAAGNAGISVLLRCLPVDKILFPPHRPEQKQGLYLSPDQLGLDLPVPLYLFPLVTGYVGGDLVAFLLDQAPYRNNTLYLDIGTNGELALHSNGQWWTTSVAAGPAFEGEGIGCGMAAAAGAVSGVTLDGDRLRLEVIGGGVPRGLCGSGLAETVAAALEGGLIDSHGTFADPLQVSSNLARYLDGGEGERCLRLYRDATVDLCLTQEDLRTFQLAKGAIRAGVDCLLARAGLAADSVEEVVVTGAFGFSLASRILKRVAMLPENMIDRVRFAEAGVLAGCCRFLLDEAGSEKAQRLADALTPYPLSGTPAFEKAFLSALDF from the coding sequence GTGACAGATAAAGAGACATTATTGGCCCTCGATCTGGGCACCACCACCCTGGCCGGCCGACTCATCGACCGCCGTGGGCAAGTGATAGCCGAAGCGACCCTGCGCAATCCCCAGGCCTCGTTGGGGGCGGACATCGTTAGCCGGCTGGAACTGGCCTTGAAGGGGCAGGGAAAGCAGCTGCAAAAGCTGTTGGTTGAAGGTTTGGAACGCCTGATTGGCGAGTTGCTGCGGGCTGCCGGCGTGAACCGTGAGGACATCAGTTCCGCTGCTGCGGCGGGAAACGCCGGCATCAGTGTGCTGCTGCGATGCCTTCCGGTGGATAAAATCCTTTTCCCTCCCCATCGGCCGGAACAAAAGCAGGGACTGTATCTCTCGCCGGATCAGCTCGGCCTTGACCTTCCGGTGCCCCTCTACCTCTTCCCCCTGGTCACCGGCTATGTCGGCGGCGACCTTGTCGCTTTTCTGTTGGATCAGGCTCCTTACCGCAACAATACCCTCTATCTCGATATTGGAACCAATGGTGAATTGGCCCTGCATTCAAATGGACAATGGTGGACCACCTCGGTAGCTGCCGGCCCGGCCTTTGAGGGTGAAGGGATCGGCTGTGGCATGGCCGCCGCAGCGGGAGCCGTCAGTGGTGTCACTCTGGACGGCGACCGTCTGCGCCTTGAGGTCATCGGTGGAGGCGTGCCTCGCGGGCTTTGCGGCAGCGGACTTGCCGAGACGGTTGCGGCGGCTCTGGAGGGCGGGCTGATCGACAGTCATGGTACTTTTGCCGACCCTTTGCAGGTGTCGAGCAATCTGGCCCGTTACTTGGACGGCGGGGAAGGCGAACGCTGCTTGCGGCTCTATAGGGATGCTACCGTCGATCTCTGCCTGACCCAGGAAGACCTGCGCACCTTTCAACTGGCCAAGGGCGCGATCCGGGCCGGGGTCGATTGTCTGCTGGCCAGAGCCGGGCTGGCCGCCGACTCTGTGGAGGAGGTTGTTGTGACCGGCGCCTTCGGCTTTTCCCTGGCGTCCCGTATACTGAAAAGGGTTGCCATGTTGCCGGAAAACATGATAGATAGGGTACGCTTCGCCGAGGCTGGTGTGCTGGCGGGTTGCTGCCGCTTCCTGCTCGATGAGGCGGGGTCTGAGAAGGCCCAGCGACTGGCCGATGCGCTGACTCCCTATCCGCTGTCCGGAACACCGGCTTTTGAAAAAGCCTTTTTAAGTGCCCTCGATTTCTAA
- the purH gene encoding bifunctional phosphoribosylaminoimidazolecarboxamide formyltransferase/IMP cyclohydrolase: MAVIKRALISVSDKTGIVDFAKQLSTFGVAILSTGGTAALLRKEGLQVQDVSDYTGFPEMLDGRVKTLHPKVHGGLLGMRDNPAHVAKMTEHGIEPIDMVVVNLYPFEATVAKKDCSLEDAIENIDIGGPTMLRSAAKNNRDVTVVVDPADYSVVLAEMGDNAGNVSAETNFNLAVKVYQRTAAYDAAISNWLGKRLGEEETTFPATLTVQYKKAQEMRYGENPHQQAAFFVEAEGQEASISTARQLQGKALSYNNIADTDAALECVKQFDEGPACVIVKHANPCGVAIGENLLEAYERAFSTDPESAFGGIVAFNRGLDATTAQAIIDRQFVEVIIAPAVTKEAAAAVAAKKNVRLLECGFWPETPADRLDFKRVNGGLLVQDADLLLTNELKVVTKRKPTDKEMQDLLFTWRVAKFVKSNAIIYGKDGMTIGVGAGQMSRVNSARIAAIKAEHAGLEVEGSAMASDAFFPFRDGIDNAAAAGITAVIQPGGSIRDEEVIAAADEAGIAMVFTSMRHFKH; this comes from the coding sequence ATGGCCGTCATCAAACGCGCCCTTATCAGTGTTTCGGATAAAACCGGAATTGTCGACTTCGCCAAACAACTCAGTACCTTTGGCGTAGCCATTCTCTCCACCGGCGGCACCGCTGCCCTGCTGCGCAAGGAAGGGTTGCAGGTACAGGACGTCTCCGACTACACCGGCTTTCCGGAAATGCTCGACGGCCGGGTTAAAACCCTGCACCCCAAGGTTCATGGAGGCCTGCTGGGAATGCGGGACAATCCTGCCCATGTGGCCAAAATGACTGAGCATGGCATCGAACCCATCGACATGGTCGTGGTTAATCTCTATCCTTTTGAGGCCACGGTAGCCAAAAAGGACTGCAGCCTGGAAGATGCTATTGAAAATATCGACATCGGTGGCCCGACCATGCTGCGCAGCGCGGCCAAGAATAATCGGGACGTAACCGTGGTCGTTGATCCGGCAGATTATTCGGTGGTACTGGCAGAGATGGGAGACAACGCCGGAAATGTTTCGGCAGAAACCAATTTCAACCTGGCGGTCAAAGTCTATCAGCGCACCGCGGCCTACGATGCGGCCATCAGCAACTGGCTCGGCAAGCGTCTCGGTGAAGAAGAAACGACTTTCCCTGCGACCCTGACCGTACAGTACAAAAAAGCTCAGGAGATGCGCTACGGCGAGAACCCCCATCAGCAGGCGGCTTTCTTCGTCGAGGCCGAAGGTCAGGAAGCTTCTATCTCCACCGCCCGTCAGCTGCAGGGCAAGGCTTTGTCTTATAACAATATTGCCGATACCGATGCCGCACTGGAATGTGTCAAGCAATTCGATGAGGGGCCGGCCTGCGTTATCGTCAAGCATGCTAATCCCTGTGGTGTGGCAATCGGTGAGAATTTGCTCGAAGCCTATGAACGTGCCTTTTCCACGGATCCCGAATCGGCCTTCGGCGGTATCGTGGCCTTTAACCGTGGCCTCGACGCAACCACCGCCCAGGCGATTATCGATCGCCAGTTCGTCGAGGTAATCATTGCCCCGGCCGTGACCAAAGAAGCGGCTGCTGCGGTTGCTGCCAAAAAGAATGTCCGTCTTCTCGAGTGCGGCTTCTGGCCCGAAACTCCGGCGGATCGTCTTGATTTCAAACGAGTCAACGGTGGTCTCCTGGTGCAGGATGCCGATCTGTTGCTGACGAATGAACTTAAGGTGGTGACCAAGCGCAAGCCGACGGACAAAGAGATGCAGGATCTTCTCTTTACCTGGCGGGTCGCCAAGTTCGTCAAGTCGAATGCTATTATCTACGGCAAGGACGGCATGACTATCGGCGTTGGAGCCGGTCAGATGAGCCGGGTCAACTCGGCACGTATTGCGGCCATCAAGGCGGAACACGCCGGCCTGGAAGTAGAAGGCTCAGCTATGGCTTCCGATGCTTTCTTCCCCTTCCGCGATGGCATCGACAATGCTGCTGCTGCCGGTATCACTGCAGTGATTCAGCCGGGCGGTTCGATTCGTGACGAAGAAGTAATCGCTGCGGCCGACGAAGCCGGAATAGCCATGGTCTTTACCAGCATGCGGCATTTCAAGCACTAA